The Mya arenaria isolate MELC-2E11 chromosome 16, ASM2691426v1 genome includes a window with the following:
- the LOC128221029 gene encoding aggrecan core protein-like isoform X2, which produces MQTGIWENMTPSLTNQSAAMTTQTEHPVNQSSIPTHSTPQTPITTSFSLISKSPAYNDNITVPEYYSTQVLSTQGEVTTPKLYYPSVNTSFAEATTAVSATKREITTPNLLNASVSESLTDTSRFTITSTKPADIVTSPIISTATDRIDLCPYKFLSEVHANIQNKVFRQYMRYCYELRLKTGTWLDASKDCSERRGMLVVITDPHVQSLVHGLVNNLQPPADIWLGFSDRDEEGVWRWVDGQPTSYTNWTLVDPVYNDIKDCAIMSHDSGSWMQAECSFYMLHTERLSWVCQYGI; this is translated from the exons ATGCAAACAGGTATATGGGAAAACATGACACCATCTTTAACAAATCAAAGTGCTGCCATGACCACCCAGACAGAACATCCAGTAAATCAAAGTAGTATTCCAACACATAGTACACCACAAACTCCAATCACGACTTCATTCAGCTTAATATCCAAATCACCAGCTTACAATGATAACATAACTGTACCAGAATATTACTCGACACAAGTGTTATCAACACAAGGAGAAGTCACCACACCAAAATTGTATTACCCATCAGTGAACACTAGTTTCGCAGAGGCCACAACAGCAGTGTCGGCAACAAAAAGAGAAATCACCACACCCAACTTACTGAATGCGTCAGTATCAGAAAGTTTAACAGATACTTCGAGGTTCACAATCACATCTACAAAACCGGCAGACATCGTAACTTCTCCGATCATCAGCACGGCAACAG ataGAATTGATCTTTGCCCATACAAGTTTCTATCTGAGGTACACGCAAATATTCAGAACAAAGTGTTTAGGCAGTACATGAGATATTGCTATGAACTGCGGCTAAAGACCGGAACTTGGCTCGATG CGTCAAAGGATTGTTCGGAGCGGAGAGGAATGTTGGTGGTTATAACAGATCCGCACGTGCAGTCACTCGTCCATGGCCTTGTCAATAACCTTCAGCCGCCCGCTGATATCTGGCTTGGTTTTTCCGATAGAGACGAAGAAGGTGTATGGCGATGGGTGGATG GTCAGCCGACTAGTTACACTAACTGGACACTCGTAGATCCCGTATACAACGACATTAAGGATTGCGCCATCATGAGCCACGACTCGGGTAGTTGGATGCAGGCGGAGTGTAGTTTCTATATGCTACATACGGAACGTCTTTCATGGGTCTGCCAATACG GCATCTAG
- the LOC128221029 gene encoding aggrecan core protein-like isoform X1 encodes MQTGIWENMTPSLTNQSAAMTTQTEHPVNQSSIPTHSTPQTPITTSFSLISKSPAYNDNITVPEYYSTQVLSTQGEVTTPKLYYPSVNTSFAEATTAVSATKREITTPNLLNASVSESLTDTSRFTITSTKPADIVTSPIISTATDRIDLCPYKFLSEVHANIQNKVFRQYMRYCYELRLKTGTWLDASKDCSERRGMLVVITDPHVQSLVHGLVNNLQPPADIWLGFSDRDEEGVWRWVDGQPTSYTNWTPIDPVYNDIKDCAIMSHDSGSWMQAECSFYMLHTERLSWVCQYGI; translated from the exons ATGCAAACAGGTATATGGGAAAACATGACACCATCTTTAACAAATCAAAGTGCTGCCATGACCACCCAGACAGAACATCCAGTAAATCAAAGTAGTATTCCAACACATAGTACACCACAAACTCCAATCACGACTTCATTCAGCTTAATATCCAAATCACCAGCTTACAATGATAACATAACTGTACCAGAATATTACTCGACACAAGTGTTATCAACACAAGGAGAAGTCACCACACCAAAATTGTATTACCCATCAGTGAACACTAGTTTCGCAGAGGCCACAACAGCAGTGTCGGCAACAAAAAGAGAAATCACCACACCCAACTTACTGAATGCGTCAGTATCAGAAAGTTTAACAGATACTTCGAGGTTCACAATCACATCTACAAAACCGGCAGACATCGTAACTTCTCCGATCATCAGCACGGCAACAG ataGAATTGATCTTTGCCCATACAAGTTTCTATCTGAGGTACACGCAAATATTCAGAACAAAGTGTTTAGGCAGTACATGAGATATTGCTATGAACTGCGGCTAAAGACCGGAACTTGGCTCGATG CGTCAAAGGATTGTTCGGAGCGGAGAGGAATGTTGGTGGTTATAACAGATCCGCACGTGCAGTCACTCGTCCATGGCCTTGTCAATAACCTTCAGCCGCCCGCTGATATCTGGCTTGGTTTTTCCGATAGAGACGAAGAAGGTGTATGGCGATGGGTGGATG GTCAGCCGACTAGTTACACTAACTGGACACCCATAGATCCCGTATACAACGACATTAAGGATTGCGCCATCATGAGCCACGACTCGGGTAGTTGGATGCAGGCGGAGTGTAGTTTCTATATGCTACATACGGAACGTCTTTCATGGGTCTGCCAATACG GCATCTAG